The following are encoded together in the Citrus sinensis cultivar Valencia sweet orange chromosome 1, DVS_A1.0, whole genome shotgun sequence genome:
- the LOC102622806 gene encoding polyubiquitin-like — MESSSDENQATPTLNSPEEEINLYFTLKKTIAMKVKKTEKIEKLKLRIHAKVEEEILEDLPELFYAGQQLENGLTVIDYGIPNNSVIHNDSGVMKLYFKTPSNEKTFELKANRSDTIENIKFIIEVREGIPVHEYDIYYGGKLIESYITLDVLNINNEDTLQMISVPKELQEIFVQTPTSTVKLEVRRAHTVLDVKKMVESMRICIPSEDCELFRGGEQLQNLKTLAYYDIKENEVLQIIRHVKHSIFVKLLNGRYIILEVAKFDTVRDVKDKIFREIGQASDSQRLVFKRQQLEDDRNLASYKIVNESIVNLTDLGM; from the exons ATGGAGTCATCCAGCGATGAAAATCAAGCAACTCCCACTTTGAATTCTCCTGAAGAAGag ATAAACTTATACTTCACGCTCAAGAAAACAATAGCCATGAAGGtaaagaaaacagaaaaaattgaaaaattgaaattgaggATTCATGCAAAGGTGGAGGAAGAAATTTTAGAAGATCTACCGGAGCTCTTTTATGCAGGTCAACAGCTTGAGAATGGGCTTACAGTTATAGATTATGGCATCCCCAATAACTCTGTTATCCATAATGACAGCGGAGTAATgaaactatattttaaaactccATCAAATGAGAAAACTTTTGAGCTTAAAGCGAACAGGAGTGATACCattgaaaatatcaaattcatcATTGAGGTAAGAGAGGGGATCCCCGTGCATGAATATGATATCTATTATGGTGGAAAACTCATTGAGAGTTACATAACTTTGGATGTACTCAATATAAACAATGAAGATACTCTTCAGATGATCTCTGTTCCGAAAGAACTGCAAGAAATCTTTGTGCAGACACCAACGTCCACGGTAAAACTTGAAGTTAGGCGCGCACACACTGTTCTGGATGTGAAGAAAATGGTGGAGAGCATGAGAATATGTATCCCTAGTGAAGATTGTGAACTGTTTAGGGGAGGAGAGCAGCTTCAGAATTTGAAGACCTTGGCTTATTATGACATCAAGGAGAATGAAGTTTTACAGATTATACGGCATGTTAAGCACTCAATATTTGTGAAATTGCTGAATGGAAGGTACATAATTCTTGAAGTGGCCAAATTTGATACGGTTCGTGAtgtgaaagataaaatattcaGGGAAATAGGGCAGGCATCTGATAGTCAAAGACTTGTTTTCAAGAGACAACAACTGGAAGATGACAGGAATCTTGCCTCTTACAAAATTGTGAACGAATCTATAGTCAACCTGACTGATCTGGGGATGTGA
- the LOC107178462 gene encoding ubiquitin-like protein-NEDD8-like protein RUB3, with protein sequence MSFLNIQLIPNPIDEKVSFSGETPAEDTIEVEVRCMHTGLDLKKIVESITGFPSDDWDLFHGRARLQKVKTLASYDIQNNDQLKMMPAKFWLMVRIRTGKVVTLLVTQMDTIRVVKEKVFQKTDHQQLVFGGRVLEDDKSLAFYGIEEDFTLSDSTR encoded by the coding sequence ATGAGCTTCCTTAACATTCAACTGATCCCTAATCCAATAGATGAAAAAGTATCATTTTCTGGGGAGACACCAGCTGAAGATACAATAGAAGTTGAAGTAAGGTGCATGCACACTGGTCTTGACCTGAAGAAAATCGTTGAGAGCATCACAGGTTTCCCTAGTGATGATTGGGATCTGTTTCATGGAAGAGCAAGGCTCCAGAAAGTGAAGACCTTAGCTTCTTATGACATCCAAAATAATGATCAATTAAAGATGATGCCTGCTAAATTTTGGTTAATGGTCAGGATTCGCACTGGGAAAGTTGTAACTCTTTTGGTGACGCAGATGGATACTATACGTGTTGTGAAAGAAAAGGTTTTCCAGAAGACGGATCATCAACAGCTTGTGTTTGGCGGAAGAGTTCTTGAAGATGACAAGAGCCTTGCATTCTACGGGATTGAGGAGGATTTCACTCTCTCGGATTCTACCAGATGA